A single window of Malus sylvestris chromosome 5, drMalSylv7.2, whole genome shotgun sequence DNA harbors:
- the LOC126624209 gene encoding non-symbiotic hemoglobin-like, with protein sequence MEGKVFTEEQETLVVKSWGVMKKNAAELGLKFFLKIFEIAPSAQKLFSFLRDSDIPLEKNPKLKPHAMSVFVMTCESAVQLRKAGKVTVRESTLKRLGGVHFKSGVVDEHYEVTKFALLETIKEALPEMWSPEMKNAWGEAYDQLVAAIKSEMKPPLN encoded by the exons ATGGAAGGCAAAGTTTTCACAGAAGAACAGGAAACACTGGTGGTGAAGTCATGGGGTGTGATGAAGAAGAACGCTGCTGAATTGGGCCTTAAGTTCTTCTTAAA GATCTTTGAAATTGCACCATCAGCTCAGAAGCTGTTCTCTTTCTTGAGGGACTCTGACATTCCTCTTGAGAAGAACCCAAAGCTCAAGCCTCACGCCATGTCTGTATTTGTTATG ACTTGTGAATCTGCAGTTCAACTCAGGAAAGCAGGCAAGGTTACAGTGAGAGAGTCAACCTTGAAAAGATTAGGTGGTGTCCACTTCAAGTCTGGAGTGGTAGATGAACATTATGAG gtGACCAAGTTCGCATTGTTGGAAACCATAAAGGAGGCCTTACCGGAAATGTGGTCACCGGAGATGAAGAATGCTTGGGGAGAAGCTTATGATCAGTTGGTTGCTGCTATAAAATCAGAAATGAAGCCTCCCCTTAATTAG